The stretch of DNA ttttatccttaaaacacttagccacctataaatgatatttcagtgaactaaacataatcactgaaatgagtactcaaccatttatctctatttagccaagctcgaaggaaatcatcatttcacttctatgtgctagatagaagctatagattccatatctatgtttagcgctcccactcaattgcattaccatgttcccaaaatgtacgtatcaccctgaccaaaaagtaggcttaactaagaaatcaaagaacatgtataacactcttgagatcgaacctaatcatatcaggattaagatcatttgatctaggatcaactaagtgatattgaattgaatagatattacggtaagattATCATATCTGATTCAAGGTTCAagatcggtcccttccgatgcatactccatgcatccaacccaagatttactttaaccaatgccctggaaaggacatagcacttatccaaggtgcaagtaaatagattatcatatcagttaaaccctgtgtaatgataaatctaggaatatatatttaatcacataatcttgattactttccactgtgctgatgacacaataaacaagaatataaatgtgataaggatttggatgaatttataaatcaaataaacaaataaatgataacatgaaccaaatgactaGGGATGCACATGTGGACGAGGCGGTGGGGGGAATGCATTCCCCGTCCCGTCCCCGGTTCTCATTATTTTCCCCCATCCCCGCCGGGGAATCCCCGTCGGTAATGAACACTATAACGGGGACCCGTTTATTAAAAAAGTTTGATATTACAAATAAtttcatatattaaattttaaaattaaaaaatatttgcaAATTACCaattaaaacaacataaaactAAATTCGTCAATCCATAATTGATAGTCATATAGATaagttcttaaaataattacaatGATAAACTTAAAATCCATAAACATAAacttaaaaaccataaaaataaaCTCAAAGTCCAAACAAACACacaaacttaataaaattgtaataatgtcttcatcttcaactttaaaaactagtagTCATCACCACCATTCAAGAGCTTTCCTTCTTCAAAAATCGAAATCCACAAAACTTGGaccctaaaataaaaatttcaattataagtaaacaaatattttaaagagaaaaaaataatactataaacaaaaaaattaataaattctaGACTTACTGCTTCATTATCTTCAACATCATCAAAGAATGTACTATTTGAAATCTCATCTTGTGAAGCATTTAAACAATTCaaaaagaaatctgaataattcaaaaataattatatatgcatataacAATTATTGTCCATGTTTTAaagatattatttctaataaCAACTTTcactaattttttattcttttctaGCCAAAGTGGAGTTTTACGAGAAaggaatgtatatatataaatggataaaaaaaatacacacttGTTGTCacgagagaaaaaaaaatatcattttaagcACTTTGCTTTggatataaaagaaaaataaataataagagtaATTTATAATAAGTATACCTAGTTTCTCGTCCCATAACCAATCTTGAGTACATACTAATGCCCCCAACATATTCGGGTGAAGCCTATTACGACAAGGAGTCGCATGTCCTCCACTAGTACTAAAAGCAGACTCAGAAGCTACTGCAGATGCTGGGATAGCCAAAACATCTCTAGCAACTAATTGTAATGTTGGATACTTAAGACCATTTGTCTTCCACCAAGCTAAAATGTCAAACTCTCCACTCCTAGGCAAAACTGCTTCTTCCAAGTAGAACTCTAACTCAGACTTGAAAGTATCCACCTTAGAAGTACTACTAACGAACAAGTCATAACCAGCTAAAGGATCCACACATCCATCACTATCCCCACCAACTCCAAAAGCATTGGATAAAGGATCAATAAGATTTTCTTTTCCATCATTTGGTTTATATTCTTTCACCAAATCATAGCACAACATTCTAATTCGTTCAACTTTATTTTGATAATCACCaacataaagtttaggaaagtaatactcaattaatttcatCTTAAACCTTGGATCCAAAACAGTTGCTATGGCTAATATGCCATGAATGGAAGTCTAATACTGCTCAAATTTATCCATCATATTTGATGCCATTATCCTAATCTCATCATATGAAGACTTAAGGCACTCCTTAAGCAACAACCAAATATCACAAATCTTAGAGAAGAATAGATTAGTAGTAGGATATTTGGTCCCAGAAAACATCTCAGTGACATGGTAAAAGAACTTCAATTTCTCACACATAACTTTTGCCAAAAGCCAATCTCGCTCACTAGGTTcccttttgtaatttttctcaGTGTGTATTAAGCGACTAAACACATCTTTATAAACAATGGCACTAGTTAGCATCAAATAAGTAGAATTCCACCTTGTCTTACAATCAAGCACTAACTTTTTATTGCTTGCACATGATAATCCTTTCTTAGCCTCTTCAAACTTTTCAACTCTTTTTGGAGTACCAATCCAAAAAACTACACTCTCACATATAGTTTCTATGGCACATTGAATCGCTCCTAATCCTTGTTGAACAATCAAGTTCAAGATATGAGCAGAACATTTCATATGAACTAATTCACCTTTCATTAGTAAAGAagcatttttcaatttttctttcatttgatcCATCATAGCAATATTCACAGTACAATTATCTAAAGTAAGAGTAGACAACTTACGTTCAAGAGACCATTCAACTAAACACTCCATCAATACTTTTGCTAATAGCTTAGCAGTATGAGGGGCAGTCACATATATAAACCTGAATGCATATaataaaaagtaattaattagcACACACtcacattaaataataaatatacacATAAAGTACAAAATATTAAACAAATTACCTTATTACCTAATAATTCGATTGTGCAAATTCCATGAATCATCAATATAATGTGCAGTCACCACCATATACCCTCTCTTTTGATTATTTGATATCCACATGTCATTTGTGATTGCAACTCTACTACAATTGTCAGTAATTGAGTTCTTTGTCTTGGTCTTCTCATTCTCATATATCTTCAATATATCCCTCCTAATAGTACTTCAAGATACATTCTTAAAAAATGGCTGAAGAGAGTTGACAAAATCTCTAAATCCATGATGTTCAACCATATTGAGTGGATACTCATGTAAAATAATCATTTTAGCAAGTTTGTGTCTTGAACACTCTTGATCAAAGTTGTGAGCAGCAAGTGAAGTacttccatccttcttcttacGAGGATTTAAGATTGATTGTTTTATATCTCGATGCTTCCTAAGAGGACATATGTTGAAATGATCACGCAAATGTGTTGTTCTATTTTTGCTTGATCCTCCTAATTTTTTTTGACAATAGTTGCAAACAGCTTTGTCAACTTCATTAATTTTTTGCTTCTTAAAATGATTCCAGACAAAGAGAGTCAGTTTTCTCTTCGTTTCATTTTTCTCGCTATCAACATTTGATTTGGTTGCTGTCATTGGTTCATCATTTTTTGGAGATGAAGGAATTGATGAATCAAGGTCAATAGGTCCTGTGGGTATTTATTACTCCTTCATTTTGTCCATATGTTGATGGAGTTTCTTCTTTTGAACTTCCAATGTCAGTCATTTTTTCCTATAATAAATCCAAAGTATAcacttttaaatatataaactataatatttattatgaaaactaaaaaagatatatatttatgttcacATAcactatattatttatatatagagatactcatattattattatcattactaaagttattatatatatatataaatttagtttcctatttttattttgtatacatttgagtcaaataaaattatcaagaAAATAAACTAACTTAGCAAATAGTGCAAATAAAAGTAGACAAAACAGTAAAATCAAGAACTACAAAAAAAAACTGTAGagcaacaaaataataataataataataataataaatactgaaagcaacaaaataaaataaactaaaataccCTAATAAAATATCATGTTTTGTATATTTACATTTATCAAGTTTTGTATATCATTATCTActctataatattattttattaaaaaaagttatttgATAGCAATATGATATCTCTAGTAAATTATGTGTATATcatgttttgtatttatacacgTATGCAATTTTATAGGCTCATTTAGTCAAAAGATATCTCTCTTTGACTTATTTTCATTCACAAAATACAAAACCTATAtgaatatacataaaaattcaTTCTTCTTATGTATGAAACTATGTAGTTCATGCACACACATATAAGATAAatagtaattatatataaataaataaataaataaattcttttttaagtatataatttaTCAATGACTATATTGATTATTGAGCATCCTATATTGaccataaaagataaaaaaaatactctctttttatcattaaataatatacataaaCAGAGTACCTTATAatacaataatagtaatagttTAATGCTTACCATTCCAACCAATGAATAATCTTCTTTGTCTACTCCTCCTTACTGATGCAGCCACAAGTTGTTGAGGAATATAACCCTTCCTAGTATATATTAAAGACTCACGATGAAGGCTCACAGTCACAATTCACAAGTTATGAACATGTTGCAgttttatagaaaaaatatgAGATTGGTCTGGAAACTAAAGAGATTGAAGAGAGTAGAGAAACCTAGAAAggcatatattacatatatatggaaCAATTATTTAGGATTAATCTTAATACTTAATACTCTTCAAAGACTTTTCATATTCATATGAAACAGCTAGCAATTAGCAATATCAATAGCATAATTAGTGGTGCTAGTGCCTATCCATATTCTATAACAGCTACaacatttaatatatataggaaatagtgtaatttgaattaataCGTTAATGTTTTTAAACCAGAAATTTACTCCATTAATTGATATTATCAAAAAATTagcataattataattgatattATATGTATAGAAACAGAGTTAATATAATTcctaatactatatatatacataatcggGGACTAAATGGGGTGGGTAGTACTATCCCCGACTCCGCCACGTCTCCAAATCGGGTAAAGAATATTAGCCCCGCCCTCGCCCCGATCCCCGCCAAGCCGGAGAATCCCCACCCCATTAGGGGCGGATCCCCGCGGGTCCCCATCCCCGTGGAGCTTTTGTGCATCCCTACGAATGACACAATAAGTgataaaaatacttttgtttctttattgatatttaaataatagacattacattgaaataaagtttatttagggcataaaacccaacaaactcccacttgcactaatataaaacaatctaTACATTTCAAtaaatcctaaattctgacggtgcttttcaaatgcagttcctgccaagactttggtgaatggatcagttAGGTTGTCCTCTATGTCCATtttttccaccagtacatcccctcttgccacatactctctgatgatgtgatatttcctttctatatgcttgcttctcttgtggcttcgaggctctttactgttggctatggctccagtgttatcacaaagcaaaactagtggtttttccattccagggacGACACCAAGTCCTGTGAAGAACTGtctaagccagacaagttcttttgcagcctctgcaacagctatgtattctgcctccatagtagagtctgaaattgcggtttgtttagcacttctccaaaccattgctccacccccaagagtaaacaccatcccagatgtagatttcctgtcatcaagacatgcctgggaatctgaatcggtatagcctacgggatttaaagcaccacccttgtagactaacacgaattgccttgtactcttcaaatacttcaagatatgctaaacagcattccaatgttcctgtcctggatttgtctgatacctgctcacaattgccactgcataacagatgtcagacCTAGTGCATaatattgcatacattagacttccaactgctgaagcataaggaacccttctcatgtcctctatctcttgaggattagtaggacactgttccttagatagacagataccaaatctagaaggcatagttgcccctttggtgttggtcattgagaatctctctaaaaccttatctatgtaagttgtttgagagagagaaagggatatgttcttccggtttctggtaatctgaataccgagaacataggcagcttcacccaaatccttcattttgaattgagtatctagccattccttgatgtcagtcattttcttgatattgttgccaataatcaaaatgtcgtcaacataaaggaccaggaatactaccacttggttTTCCTAGAGTttgtaaacacaaggttcattttcattctgaagaaagctgtaggtcttgatgatttcatcaaaccttttgtttcaggagcgagaagcttgcttaagtccataaatggacctattgagtttgcaaactttcttttctttccctggaagaacatacccttctggttgctccatatagatggtttcttcaagaattccattaagaaaagctgtcttgacatctATTTGCccgatttcataatcgaaagcaacaactatggagagaagaattcggatggatttgagcatggctaccggactaaaagtttcctcatagtccacgccttctctttgggtgtaacccttggcaaccagtctagctttgaaagttttgacttcgcctccagtgcttcttttcttcttgtagacccacttacatccgattggacgatagtcatcgggtgcatctacatattcccagactttgttctttttttatGGAAtctatttctgaatccatgtcggTTGACTATTGTTTCTGTTCTAGAGTTGCCATCGcgtgtttataggttaatgggtcgtcatcaataccgtcaccaatgaccatattgatttcaccatcaaagccataacgagatggtttagtagaaaccctcccactgcgatgagtgttgggttttgtgccctaaataaaacccatttcaatataatcagatttacttattaataaagatcagaaataacattttatgttgcatggttcacatgatttatttcatgattatatatataatgtatgaattctatttaagtccagaacatatgaatttgttaatgattatagtgttgtcagcacagtggaatataatctgaATTATATGttctgaaaaaccgtgtttttgcaaatgtcagttgtatatgaGAAAATATAAAGCGTTTGCAGAAGccgaaagtaattctgctacagcaaaacagaacaggcagaatataaaatatttgcagaaaaataaataacttgacacaagagatttatacgtggtatcagtgttctcacgaacactcctagtccacggggccacgcccagagaatgaaatcaattaataaagtatcaaaattacaaagacaattgacttaaacaagtttagactccctctaaagtattgccgcaatcctttgtaatccactttatgaatctgacttcttgaaacaccttcaagcccgaactcccttcgtctttgaagtgtgagtgcttacttcctcccgaagtaaggcttcaataagtcttctcccgaagaccaagtgcttacttcctcccgaagtaaggctttatcaagtcttctcccgaagaccaatctcttgttcagtcaagtagttcttcacaacagagtaagaacagaaatagacaactagaacctagatgaacaactaggctctcacaaaacaaagaaacactcttctctctaaaagataaatgcaaaaaatgaataatggaagagctgattcgaatggctgctctctaggctctatttatagaacatagaaaccttagagacagtcacaagttcgaatctacagctgtacaaaaactttcctaagaaaacacgatctgctacatcagattcggatgctgacgcagcagatcacaccagaaacgggaaacttgctataatcgggtccgatcctctatcaatgcttgattcctgccaaaaacagattagatattctgattgtatcaagatacaatcgaaatcaataaggaaaaggcaataatcaaagtttccctaaaaaagacaactttccaaaagagaattgcttctcttttaagaagttttcaacaaaggaaagttcagctgaaagtgcaactttcctaacaaggaaagAGCAACTACAAACCGAATTTATAAtgtaagaaatcgaatatgaatgcacaacaatcttaccataaaaggaaaaaatattttgtcaactaacttgccaaaaaaggactttacaatctccccctttggcactttagatgaacaaaatattttctaacACAAAGTACATGCAAATTAAAGTTAGCAAGAACAAATAACAATTCCTCCTGAGTAACACACTCgaaattgtaaaacaacaaaacaacatgctaacttttaatccaaataagttcacaagtaccaaacacaactccccctggaaaaagggtccagagttgataaaaacaaattgaatgctcaataaaatgcacattaattaaaaaatattttgacaactaaattgccaaaaaaggacctaacaatctccccctttggcactttagataatcaaaatattattaattaacaaacacctataaaacaaagttagcgaaacaaacataaaaaactCCCCATAagaagcacaacattaaaccaaaataagaagctaactttgaccaaagacgaacacaaacacaaacacaaacctcaactccccctagacagttgagtatacaattaaaaacccaattactccccctttttgtttatctataagggccaaagacaaaaagaaatgaaaatatagaaatatgtccaacaaaaacaaaaagaaagaaaacttatgccccataaagcttgatcaatgaggacagctgcttggacatcttttgctgaacctcctccatggcagcaagacgattggagCAACAAGAGGAGTATTTGAGGGGGCTTGATCGgattccaccattttccttggatgcccta from Cannabis sativa cultivar Pink pepper isolate KNU-18-1 chromosome 2, ASM2916894v1, whole genome shotgun sequence encodes:
- the LOC115720288 gene encoding zinc finger BED domain-containing protein RICESLEEPER 2-like codes for the protein MTATKSNVDSEKNETKRKLTLFVWNHFKKQKINEVDKAVCNYCQKKLGGSSKNRTTHLRDHFNICPLRKHRDIKQSILNPRKKKDGSTSLAAHNFDQECSRHKLAKMIILHERDILKIYENEKTKTKNSITDNCSRVAITNDMWISNNQKRGYMVVTAHYIDDSWNLHNRIIRFIYVTAPHTAKLLAKVLMECLVEWSLERKLSTLTLDNCTVNIAMMDQMKEKLKNASLLMKGELVHMKCSAHILNLIVQQGLGAIQCAIETICESVVFWIGTPKRVEKFEEAKKGLSCASNKKLVLDCKTRWNSTYLMLTSAIVYKDVFSRLIHTEKNYKREPSERDWLLAKVMCEKLKFFYHVTEMFSGTKYPTTNLFFSKICDIWLLLKECLKSSYDEIRIMASNMMDKFEQY